In a genomic window of Spirosoma agri:
- a CDS encoding sugar phosphate isomerase/epimerase family protein: MVKSVYPVYLLLALSFAGYTTSAQSKKPLYTFPLGVESYTYRAYFPKDVAATLDTIKALGFTELEGGAPKGVTTEEFRKMLDERGIKVPATGAGYEQIVKDPESVIKNAKTLGASYVMVAWIPHEKSNFTIDNAKKAVNDFNRVGKILNDNGLTLCYHNHGYEFGPYQNGTLFDYIVQNTNPKYVSFEMDILWAQHGGADPVKLLNKYGSRWKLMHLKDLKKGVKGDLSGGTAPENDVVLGAGQVDMPGVLKAAKKVGIKHYFIEDESNHEDVQVRQSIAYLKNLKD; the protein is encoded by the coding sequence ATGGTCAAATCTGTTTATCCGGTATACCTGCTCCTGGCGCTATCATTCGCTGGGTATACAACCTCGGCTCAATCAAAAAAACCGCTCTACACCTTCCCATTAGGTGTCGAATCCTACACGTATCGCGCGTATTTTCCCAAGGATGTAGCCGCCACGCTGGACACCATCAAAGCCCTTGGCTTCACGGAGCTGGAAGGGGGCGCTCCTAAAGGCGTAACGACCGAAGAATTCAGAAAGATGCTCGACGAACGGGGCATCAAGGTTCCGGCCACGGGCGCTGGTTACGAGCAGATTGTAAAAGATCCGGAGAGTGTTATCAAAAATGCCAAAACGCTGGGCGCGTCTTACGTCATGGTCGCCTGGATACCGCATGAGAAAAGTAATTTCACCATCGACAATGCGAAGAAAGCCGTCAACGATTTCAACCGGGTCGGCAAGATCCTGAACGATAACGGTCTGACGCTCTGTTACCACAACCACGGCTACGAGTTCGGCCCTTACCAGAACGGGACCCTATTCGACTACATCGTTCAGAACACTAATCCAAAGTACGTCTCCTTCGAAATGGATATTCTGTGGGCTCAACACGGCGGAGCTGATCCGGTTAAGTTGCTCAACAAATATGGTAGCCGCTGGAAGCTGATGCACCTGAAAGACCTCAAAAAAGGCGTGAAGGGTGATCTGAGCGGTGGCACTGCGCCCGAAAACGATGTGGTGCTGGGAGCAGGTCAGGTTGATATGCCGGGCGTGTTGAAAGCTGCCAAGAAAGTTGGTATCAAGCATTATTTTATCGAAGACGAAAGCAATCACGAAGATGTGCAGGTGCGCCAGAGCATTGCTTACCTGAAAAATTTGAAGGACTAA
- the ggt gene encoding gamma-glutamyltransferase encodes MSPLAGQSLTGKGDRISGPNFATRSPVLGRQGMVATSHPLATQIGLDVLKQGGTAVDAAIAANAALGVVEPNNGGIGGDLFAIVWSAKDRKLYGLNASGRSPKGLSYETLKGLLGNRAQIPLYGPLSVSVPGTVDGWFELHKRFGKIPVATLLAPSIRYAREGVPVPQVIAYSWQVAARRLADNQADITGFESFRQTFLIDGKAPVEGQLFRNPDLATTYERIAASGRDGFYKGPVAETIDRYARRTGSYLRKDDLANHRSTWVDPVSVNYRGYDVYELPPNGQGIAVLQMLNLLEGFDLKRLGHNSADYLHLLIEAKKVAFEDRARYYADPDFSKIPVDILLSKDYAARRRQLIDPKKAADRIDANDPALRAGDTVYLTVADEQGTIVSLIQSNMLEFGSGMVPDGLGFVLHNRGTSFTMQPGHANQYAPNKRPFNTIIPGFVTKSGEPFLSFGVMGGAMQPQGHLQVLCNIIDFGMNVQEAGDAARFSHSGSSEPIGTLMTDGGRLALESGIANEVRAELERRGHRLIKTDFFGGYQAIQWDAKNRIYWGASEMRKDGQAAGF; translated from the coding sequence ATGTCCCCACTCGCGGGGCAGTCCCTAACCGGCAAGGGTGATCGCATTAGTGGGCCGAATTTTGCCACCCGCAGTCCGGTGCTGGGCAGACAGGGCATGGTGGCCACAAGCCATCCACTTGCTACGCAGATCGGTTTAGACGTGTTGAAACAGGGCGGTACGGCCGTTGATGCCGCCATTGCAGCCAATGCCGCGCTTGGCGTTGTCGAACCCAACAACGGGGGGATCGGTGGAGACCTGTTTGCTATCGTTTGGTCGGCAAAAGACCGGAAGCTATACGGACTTAACGCGAGCGGCCGGTCGCCAAAAGGCTTGTCGTACGAGACGCTCAAGGGTTTGTTGGGCAACCGGGCGCAGATACCGCTCTACGGACCGCTATCGGTTTCCGTGCCCGGCACAGTGGATGGCTGGTTCGAACTGCACAAACGGTTTGGCAAAATACCCGTCGCCACGTTACTCGCGCCAAGCATTCGCTACGCCCGCGAAGGTGTTCCCGTTCCGCAGGTCATCGCCTACTCCTGGCAGGTAGCCGCCCGTCGGTTAGCCGATAACCAGGCCGACATTACCGGATTTGAGTCTTTCCGCCAAACGTTCCTGATCGACGGAAAGGCTCCGGTTGAAGGCCAGCTCTTCCGAAATCCAGACTTGGCCACGACCTACGAGCGCATTGCCGCCAGCGGACGCGATGGCTTCTATAAAGGTCCGGTAGCCGAAACGATTGACCGCTACGCCCGCCGAACGGGTTCGTACCTGCGTAAAGATGATCTGGCGAACCACCGAAGCACCTGGGTTGACCCTGTTTCGGTAAACTACCGGGGTTATGACGTGTATGAGTTACCACCAAACGGCCAGGGAATCGCCGTATTGCAAATGCTCAACCTGCTGGAAGGATTCGACCTTAAACGTCTGGGACACAACAGCGCCGATTACCTGCACCTGTTGATTGAAGCCAAGAAAGTAGCGTTTGAAGACCGGGCGCGGTATTATGCCGACCCCGACTTTTCGAAAATACCCGTAGACATCTTGTTAAGCAAAGACTACGCAGCCCGTCGGCGTCAGCTGATCGACCCGAAAAAGGCGGCCGACCGCATCGACGCCAATGACCCGGCCTTACGCGCTGGCGATACGGTGTATTTGACCGTAGCCGATGAGCAGGGAACCATTGTTTCGCTGATTCAAAGCAATATGCTCGAATTTGGCAGCGGTATGGTTCCCGACGGACTGGGGTTCGTCTTGCATAACCGGGGAACCAGCTTTACCATGCAACCCGGTCACGCTAACCAATACGCGCCAAACAAACGTCCGTTTAATACCATTATTCCGGGTTTCGTCACCAAAAGCGGGGAGCCGTTCTTGAGTTTTGGCGTTATGGGTGGAGCCATGCAACCGCAGGGACACCTACAAGTACTCTGCAACATCATCGATTTTGGCATGAACGTGCAGGAGGCCGGAGATGCTGCCCGATTTAGTCATTCGGGCAGTAGCGAACCGATTGGAACGCTGATGACCGATGGCGGACGACTGGCACTGGAAAGTGGCATTGCCAACGAGGTCCGCGCTGAGCTCGAACGTCGGGGTCACCGCCTGATAAAAACGGATTTTTTTGGTGGCTATCAGGCTATTCAATGGGATGCCAAAAATCGGATTTACTGGGGTGCCAGCGAAATGCGTAAAGATGGACAAGCAGCTGGCTTTTAA
- a CDS encoding RNA polymerase sigma factor yields MPVSVSSLPDDDPILWQQFREGNTVAFSQLAKKYYQTLFNYATKFTKDTTLIEDSIQDVFLKLWEHRSQLSDTLFVKFYLLKTLRHHFIKLHQKHLPVSETLHGWLDVSDDTDAENRIINEESWQLTTQQLKNRVADLSKRQQEALYLRYYENLTYEQIAQTMGINSQSVANLLQNSLKRLRDHWTFLVLIYYTLFL; encoded by the coding sequence ATGCCTGTTTCCGTCAGTTCCTTACCCGATGATGACCCTATATTGTGGCAGCAATTTCGGGAAGGCAATACCGTAGCGTTCAGTCAGTTGGCGAAAAAGTATTACCAGACGCTGTTCAACTACGCTACCAAATTCACCAAAGACACGACGCTGATCGAAGATTCGATTCAGGATGTCTTCCTGAAATTATGGGAACACCGTAGCCAGTTGAGCGATACGCTGTTTGTCAAATTCTATCTGCTTAAAACCCTTCGTCACCATTTCATCAAACTTCACCAGAAGCACTTGCCCGTAAGCGAAACGCTACACGGATGGCTTGACGTAAGCGACGACACAGATGCAGAGAACCGGATCATTAATGAAGAAAGTTGGCAGCTGACCACGCAACAGTTAAAGAATCGCGTAGCCGACCTGTCCAAACGCCAGCAGGAAGCTCTTTACCTGCGCTATTACGAAAACTTGACCTATGAGCAGATCGCTCAGACAATGGGGATCAATTCGCAGTCCGTTGCTAACCTGCTCCAGAACTCGCTCAAACGGCTTCGGGACCACTGGACCTTTTTAGTGTTGATCTATTACACCTTGTTTCTGTGA
- a CDS encoding FecR family protein codes for MKDYQFFEFDDFLEDVAFRRWVFHPLPQDDGFWKQWLVDHPEKEAIVDRARQQLLTIKGNLPLLSEDHIDQKVAQLIRQAQASQPLEENQSPIIRRLSHSWYYMAASVALLLGLFWLYPSRLTPEPSGYTHLLEKATQPLLEIQNAGRSPKQVRLADGSVVVLYANSRLSYPKQFTASKREVYLTGEAFFQVQKDPDRPFLVYANELVTKVLGTSFFVKAYEDDKNVLVTVRTGKVSVFAQTDKQSSVQKVSRELGGMILTPNQQATLMRDDNRLVRSLVAKPLRVDNQILTNAFVFKQTPIADVFAALERAYGVDIVFDEALMANCTLTARLDDESLYKKLGWICAGTESSYEVVDGQIIITSRGCQ; via the coding sequence ATGAAAGATTATCAATTCTTCGAGTTCGACGATTTTCTGGAGGATGTCGCTTTCCGCCGTTGGGTCTTTCACCCGTTGCCGCAGGATGATGGCTTCTGGAAGCAATGGCTGGTTGACCATCCCGAAAAAGAAGCAATCGTTGATCGGGCCCGGCAGCAGCTGCTAACCATCAAAGGCAACTTACCGTTGCTTTCCGAGGATCATATTGATCAGAAAGTAGCGCAGTTGATTCGTCAGGCACAGGCTAGCCAGCCCCTCGAAGAAAACCAGTCGCCCATTATCCGAAGACTTAGCCACTCCTGGTACTACATGGCCGCTTCGGTAGCCTTGCTGCTGGGTTTGTTCTGGCTCTATCCATCGCGGTTGACCCCCGAACCAAGCGGCTACACCCACCTGCTCGAAAAGGCCACGCAACCACTGCTAGAAATTCAGAACGCGGGTCGCTCACCGAAACAAGTCAGACTGGCCGACGGAAGTGTGGTTGTGCTTTACGCGAATAGCCGATTGAGTTATCCCAAACAGTTTACGGCCTCGAAGCGGGAAGTGTATTTAACGGGTGAGGCTTTTTTTCAAGTTCAAAAAGATCCCGACAGGCCGTTTCTGGTTTACGCCAATGAGCTGGTTACCAAAGTACTGGGTACGAGTTTTTTCGTAAAAGCGTATGAGGACGATAAGAATGTGCTGGTTACTGTACGGACCGGGAAGGTCTCGGTTTTTGCCCAGACCGATAAGCAGTCCAGCGTCCAGAAAGTGAGTCGTGAGCTTGGCGGTATGATTCTAACGCCTAACCAACAGGCAACGTTAATGCGCGACGATAACCGGTTGGTTCGTTCACTGGTCGCGAAACCTCTTCGCGTTGATAACCAAATCCTTACTAACGCATTTGTCTTTAAACAAACACCCATTGCCGATGTATTTGCGGCACTGGAGCGCGCCTACGGGGTAGACATCGTTTTCGACGAAGCCCTGATGGCCAACTGCACCCTGACTGCCCGGCTTGATGATGAATCCCTTTATAAAAAACTAGGATGGATCTGCGCCGGAACCGAATCCAGCTATGAGGTGGTAGACGGCCAAATCATTATCACGAGCAGAGGATGCCAATAA